A genomic segment from Bosea sp. OAE506 encodes:
- a CDS encoding mitochondrial fission ELM1 family protein, giving the protein MTAEPIPTVWVLTDGKAGDEVQCRGVAERLGVVPEIRRVAPRKPFAWLLPRGPIDPREAPDRPGSPLRPPFPDIVIASGRRAIAYVRAVKKASNGATFTVILKDPRTGAGSADFLWVAEHDRLRGENVLVTTTSPHGLAPERLEAARLAPPAPIAALPSPRAAVLVGGDSRHHRFKPEDIAAFAAGLDALARSGVALMGSRSRRTTPALDTAVAAVFARHGGWWWDGSGENPYVALLAHADAIVTTADSTNMIGEATATGAPILVFEPHGGHGKLAKFLEALKRQGMVHHFEGRLVGERYAPVDSTQAIAEAVRERWLMHRQQLGLA; this is encoded by the coding sequence TCCCGACCGTCTGGGTCCTGACCGACGGCAAGGCCGGCGACGAGGTGCAGTGCCGCGGCGTTGCCGAGCGGCTGGGCGTCGTCCCCGAGATCCGCAGGGTGGCGCCGCGCAAGCCCTTCGCCTGGCTGTTGCCGCGCGGTCCCATCGACCCGCGCGAGGCCCCAGACCGGCCCGGCAGCCCGCTCCGCCCGCCCTTCCCCGACATCGTCATCGCCTCGGGCCGACGCGCGATCGCCTATGTCCGGGCGGTGAAGAAAGCCTCCAACGGCGCCACCTTCACGGTCATCCTCAAGGACCCGCGCACCGGCGCAGGCTCGGCCGATTTCCTCTGGGTCGCCGAGCATGACCGCCTGCGCGGCGAGAATGTGCTGGTCACTACGACGTCCCCGCATGGACTGGCACCGGAACGGCTGGAAGCCGCCCGGCTGGCTCCGCCCGCCCCCATTGCCGCCCTGCCCTCACCGCGCGCGGCCGTGCTCGTTGGCGGCGACAGCCGCCACCACCGCTTCAAGCCGGAGGACATCGCCGCCTTCGCCGCCGGACTCGATGCGCTCGCGCGCTCGGGCGTCGCGCTGATGGGCTCGCGCTCGCGCCGGACGACGCCGGCGCTCGACACCGCCGTCGCCGCCGTCTTCGCCCGCCATGGCGGCTGGTGGTGGGATGGCAGCGGCGAGAACCCTTACGTGGCGCTGCTCGCCCATGCCGACGCCATCGTCACCACGGCGGATTCGACCAACATGATCGGCGAGGCGACCGCGACGGGCGCGCCGATCCTGGTCTTCGAGCCGCATGGCGGACATGGCAAGCTGGCGAAGTTCCTGGAGGCGCTGAAGCGCCAGGGCATGGTCCATCATTTCGAGGGTCGGCTGGTGGGCGAGCGCTACGCGCCGGTCGATTCCACCCAAGCCATCGCGGAGGCCGTGCGCGAACGCTGGCTTATGCACAGGCAGCAGCTCGGCCTCGCCTGA